The Pseudomonas eucalypticola genome has a window encoding:
- a CDS encoding formylglycine-generating enzyme family protein — protein sequence MFRHWALAALVAASSLAVADENKFDNPKPLPDDVSLPLPCGGEMVFRYVYVLANGPLDDREINLGYPFSEGEAGYKQSFISGYRRDYINGQFTLNDLAEDWRKTLAPLLPKSGAGNPLKPMLYFVGKYEVTARQYAQVMGQAQSLASGEPAPACEADDAMAGRLPKVMLSHFEAERFAAVYSAWLMKYHRDLLPVSGRGTSAEDGGLGFVRLPTEVEWEYAARGGQAVSRQELEGRLFPRHREGSDEDAPLADYAVFSQVAGGTGQGARLLPIGTRLPNPIGLFDVIGNAAEMVQESFQLVSAGRRQGTYGGFVVKGGNYLEGEMTLFTGMRREYPLFAADGTEQRNETTGFRVALGALAAPRSRYSELFAQWQKEGRLASLTDAIDDAQDPTKRLDGIIAASVDPRLQAELGLVNEELKRNVSLIAKQREEAAGNLIQSSALVAETINNYNIRLTNLRTTRDKALAMKDQASADLIGSAIDNGRSALDGAVAIYIDNLATGTRYTDAVIQAQFQRVKEELGRKPVLGKSLVARATLFVTHVGNYRKQQRADPEVILKELLAQSGKKQ from the coding sequence ATGTTTAGACACTGGGCACTCGCTGCGTTGGTCGCCGCCAGTTCACTGGCCGTGGCCGACGAGAACAAGTTCGACAACCCCAAGCCGCTGCCCGACGACGTCAGCCTGCCGCTGCCATGCGGGGGCGAGATGGTATTCCGCTATGTGTACGTGCTCGCCAACGGACCGCTGGACGATCGCGAGATCAACCTGGGCTACCCCTTCAGCGAAGGTGAGGCCGGCTACAAGCAGTCTTTCATTTCCGGCTACCGGCGCGATTACATCAACGGCCAGTTCACCCTCAACGACCTGGCCGAGGACTGGCGCAAAACCCTTGCCCCCTTGCTGCCCAAGAGCGGCGCGGGCAATCCCCTCAAGCCCATGCTGTATTTCGTCGGCAAGTATGAGGTCACGGCCCGCCAGTACGCCCAGGTGATGGGCCAGGCGCAGTCTCTGGCCAGCGGCGAACCAGCCCCTGCCTGCGAAGCCGATGATGCCATGGCCGGGCGCCTGCCCAAGGTCATGCTGTCGCACTTCGAGGCCGAGCGCTTCGCCGCCGTCTACAGCGCCTGGCTCATGAAGTACCACCGCGACCTGCTGCCCGTGAGTGGCCGCGGTACCAGCGCCGAAGATGGTGGCCTGGGTTTCGTGCGCCTGCCGACTGAGGTGGAGTGGGAATACGCCGCACGGGGTGGCCAGGCGGTCAGCCGGCAGGAACTGGAAGGCCGGTTGTTTCCCCGGCACAGGGAAGGCAGCGACGAAGATGCACCACTGGCCGACTATGCCGTTTTCAGCCAGGTGGCAGGGGGGACCGGCCAGGGCGCGCGGCTGCTGCCCATTGGCACCAGGCTGCCCAATCCCATCGGCCTGTTCGACGTGATCGGCAATGCCGCTGAAATGGTCCAGGAGTCGTTCCAACTCGTCAGCGCCGGGCGTCGTCAGGGCACCTATGGCGGCTTTGTGGTCAAGGGCGGCAACTACCTGGAAGGCGAGATGACACTGTTCACCGGCATGCGTCGGGAATACCCGTTGTTTGCCGCCGATGGTACCGAGCAACGCAATGAAACCACCGGCTTTCGCGTGGCACTGGGCGCCCTGGCCGCGCCGCGGTCGCGCTATAGCGAACTGTTCGCGCAATGGCAGAAGGAAGGCCGCCTGGCCTCGCTCACCGATGCCATCGACGACGCCCAGGACCCGACCAAGCGCCTGGACGGCATCATTGCCGCCAGTGTCGACCCACGTCTGCAAGCCGAATTGGGGCTGGTCAACGAAGAACTCAAGCGCAATGTCTCGTTGATCGCCAAACAGCGCGAGGAGGCGGCGGGCAACCTGATCCAGTCTTCAGCGCTGGTGGCCGAGACCATCAACAACTACAACATTCGCCTGACCAATCTGCGCACCACCCGCGACAAGGCCCTGGCGATGAAGGACCAGGCGAGCGCCGACCTGATCGGCTCTGCCATCGACAACGGCCGCAGCGCCCTGGATGGTGCCGTAGCGATCTATATCGACAACCTGGCCACCGGCACCCGTTACACCGATGCGGTGATCCAGGCGCAATTTCAACGAGTCAAGGAAGAACTGGGGCGCAAGCCGGTGCTGGGCAAAAGCCTGGTGGCGCGCGCCACATTGTTCGTCACCCATGTCGGCAATTACCGCAAGCAACAGCGGGCCGACCCAGAGGTGATTTTGAAGGAACTGCTCGCCCAGTCTGGTAAGAAGCAATGA